DNA sequence from the Janibacter sp. CX7 genome:
TCGACTCCTCGGTCTCGGGGGTCGGCAGCTCGGAGCCGACCATGAGCTCGGCGAGCTGGCGCGCGGTGACGTCCTGGGGCAGCACGGTGTCGATCGTCGTGCCGCGACGGATCACGGTGACCGTGTCGGCGACGGAGAGCACCTCGTCGAGCTTGTGCGAGATGAAGAGCACGGTGATGCCCTCGCGCTTGAGCTCGCGCAGGTTGTCGAAGAGCTCGTCGACCTCCTGGGGCACGAGGACCGCGGTCGGCTCGTCGAGGATGATCGTGCGGGCACCGCGGTAGAGCACCTTGAGGATCTCGACCCGCTGGCGCGCGCCGACGCCGAGGTCGGCGACGAGCGAGTCCGGGTCGACGTCGAGGCCGTACTCGTCGGAGATGCGGCGGATCTCCGTGCGCGCACCCCCGCCGATGCCGTGGAGCTTCTCGGCGCCGAGCACGACGTTCTCGGCCACGGTGAGGTTGTCGGCGAGCATGAAGTGCTGGAAGACCATGCCGACGCCGTGCTTGATCGCGTCGGAGGGGCTCGACATCGACACGGCCTGCCCGTCGATGCGGATCGTGCCCTCGTCCGGCTTCTGCACGCCGTAGAGCATCTTCATCAGGGTCGACTTGCCGGCGCCGTTCTCCCCGACGATCGCGTGGACCGTGCCGCGGCGCACGCCGAAGGTGACGTCGCGGTTGGCGACGACGCCCGGGAACCTCTTGGTGATGCCCTCGACCTCGACCGCGAGATCGCCCGCCGAGGGGGTCGCCGCGGGAGGGCGGTGCGGATCGGTGCTGCTCATGATTCCTCCGGTGTGCGTCCACGGCCCGTCAGGGCACGCAGGCGAAGACTAACGCCCCGGACGGCCACGAGGCCCGGTCCGCGCGAGGTGCGCGACCGGGCCTCGTGGGTGGGGCTGCGTCACTTGGCGGGAACGGTGATCTTCCCGTCGATGATCTGCTTCTTGTAGTCGTCGAGCTTGTCGGTGATGTCGTCGATCTTGCCGCCGGTCGTCGAGTAGCCGACGCCGTCGTCCTTGAGACCGAAGACGGTCGGGCCGGAGATCGGGTCACCCTCGGTCGCGGACTTGATGTAGTCGAAGACGGCGACGTCGACGTTCTTGACCATCGAGGTGATGATGACGTCGCGGACGCTCGCGTCGGCGGTCTTGGCCTGGTCGGAGTCGACACCGATGGCCATCTTCTTGTCCGCCGCGGCGGCCTTGAAGACGCCGCTGCCGGAGGCGCCGGCGGCGTGGTAGACGACGTCCGCGCCCTTGTCGTACATGCCCTCGGCGGCGGTCTGGCCCTTGGCCGGGTCGGCGAAGCCGGAGCCGTCCTCGGCGAGGTACTTCGTCTGGATGTCGATCTTGGGGTCGACTGCCTTGGCGCCGGCCTTGAAGCCCGCCTCGAACTTGTTGATCAGCGGGACGTCGACGCCACCGATGAAGCCGACCTTGCCGCTCTTCGACTTCAGCGCGGCAGCCGCACCGACGAGGAAGGAGCCCTCCTGCTCGGAGAAGGTCAGCTGGGCGACGTTGTCACCCTTCGAGTCGTCGGAGGCGTCGTCGATGATCGCGAAGCTGATGTCGGGGTTGTCCTTGGCCGCGGCGCCGATCGCCTTGGCGTAGATGTAGCCGACGCCGATGACGTTGGTGCAGCCGGCGTCGACGAGCTGGTTGAGACGGTCCTCGCGGGCCGCGTCGTTCTCGCCCTGGCTGGCCTCGACCTCGTCGGTCTCGATGCCGAGCTCGTCCTTGGCCTGGTCCAGGCCCTTGGCGGCGGAGTCGTTGAACGACTGGTCGCCACGGCCACCCACGTCGTAGGCAAGGCAGGCCTTGACGTCGCTGCCGCCCTCGGCGGACGTGGAGTCGCCACCGGAGTCGCTGCTGCCGCAGGCGGTCAGGGCCAGAGCGGCGACGGACATGATCGATGCGACCTTCACGGTGTGACGCAAGGCGCTCTCCTTCTCAACAGGGGTATCGGGGCACCTTCGTGCCATCGGGGGATGCTACGTCCCGGTTGGGGCACCAACAGAGGCCGATGTGATCGGTGGGACCAACTGTTATGAGACCGGGATCGAAGGGGGAAAACCCTCACCCGGGCGCAGGGCCGGGGTCAGGCGTCCTCGACGCGGGTCCACTCCCCCGCCGCGGCGAGGGTGAGCAGGGCGGTGCCGTTGCGCACGGCGCCCTCGTCGACGACGAGGTCGCCCTGGTGCAGGTCGAAGGTGCGCCCGCCGTGGGTGCGGGTGCCCAGGCGCGCCATGGCGCCCTCGGCCTCGTGGAGCATCCACGCGAAGTCCTCGCCGCCGAG
Encoded proteins:
- a CDS encoding BMP family protein; protein product: MRHTVKVASIMSVAALALTACGSSDSGGDSTSAEGGSDVKACLAYDVGGRGDQSFNDSAAKGLDQAKDELGIETDEVEASQGENDAAREDRLNQLVDAGCTNVIGVGYIYAKAIGAAAKDNPDISFAIIDDASDDSKGDNVAQLTFSEQEGSFLVGAAAALKSKSGKVGFIGGVDVPLINKFEAGFKAGAKAVDPKIDIQTKYLAEDGSGFADPAKGQTAAEGMYDKGADVVYHAAGASGSGVFKAAAADKKMAIGVDSDQAKTADASVRDVIITSMVKNVDVAVFDYIKSATEGDPISGPTVFGLKDDGVGYSTTGGKIDDITDKLDDYKKQIIDGKITVPAK
- a CDS encoding ABC transporter ATP-binding protein, which produces MSSTDPHRPPAATPSAGDLAVEVEGITKRFPGVVANRDVTFGVRRGTVHAIVGENGAGKSTLMKMLYGVQKPDEGTIRIDGQAVSMSSPSDAIKHGVGMVFQHFMLADNLTVAENVVLGAEKLHGIGGGARTEIRRISDEYGLDVDPDSLVADLGVGARQRVEILKVLYRGARTIILDEPTAVLVPQEVDELFDNLRELKREGITVLFISHKLDEVLSVADTVTVIRRGTTIDTVLPQDVTARQLAELMVGSELPTPETEESTVTDRVVLSMRGITLGGSGRSVLEDISLDIHAGEVLGIAGVEGNGQAELVEVIMGMIEPVSGTVHLEGDDISDWDVRRIREAGVGYIPEDRHRQGLLLDAPLWENRMLGHQTQAPASRRGLLTSSAAKADTERIVRDYDVRTPSIHVSVGSLSGGNQQKLIVGREMSHDPKVLIASHPTRGVDVGAQAAIWDLIREARREGLAVLLVSADLEELIGLSDTIKVILRGRITGEFDPDSVTSQELGSAMTGAGKDAS